Proteins from a single region of bacterium:
- the def gene encoding peptide deformylase gives MESSTIVKYGDEILRMRANEIEEFNDDVRSLIEMMSDALTENHGYGLAGPQVGKSLRLFVYDIGDGMHALVNPVMLSASGEEWGIEGCLSIPGLQGEVPRATRIVVTGINEEGTKVKIKANDLLARVFQHEMDHLDGTMFIDRADPDTLETVPVTDDDEEE, from the coding sequence ATGGAGTCCAGCACGATAGTTAAATATGGCGATGAAATTCTTCGCATGCGCGCAAATGAGATTGAGGAATTCAATGATGATGTCAGGTCATTGATAGAGATGATGTCCGACGCCCTGACTGAAAATCATGGTTATGGTCTGGCCGGTCCTCAGGTGGGCAAATCTCTTCGTCTGTTTGTGTATGATATTGGTGATGGTATGCATGCCCTGGTCAATCCCGTAATGCTCAGTGCCAGCGGTGAGGAGTGGGGCATTGAAGGATGTCTGAGCATACCCGGATTGCAGGGTGAGGTTCCTCGTGCAACACGTATTGTGGTTACGGGTATAAACGAGGAGGGAACAAAGGTCAAGATCAAGGCGAATGATCTGTTGGCGAGGGTGTTTCAGCATGAGATGGATCATTTGGATGGCACGATGTTTATCGACCGTGCCGATCCCGACACTCTCGAGACCGTTCCAGTCACGGATGACGACGAAGAAGAATAA